The genomic region GGCAGACAGGGTATGGAATACGGTCACGTATTGAGAGTTTTTTCTTTAGACTCAAAAAAACATTTGGATTTAGTTTTAAGAATAAATCTGAGATAAACCGCTCTTAAGAGATGCTCTTAAAATGCTACTTGATTAACAAATTTTCTGATATCGGTATGCCTATTTTCGAACTTATCTCATAAATCTCTTCCATCACTCCTCCTCATTCCTTGCCATTCAACAAAGCCACCCACCTTGAAAACTTCAGAAAAACTTACTTGTCGCTTTTAACCTGCTTAAATTTCCAAAACCAATCTATTTGGATCTTCTATGTAATTTTTGATTTTCACAAGGAAAGTAACTGCTCCTTTGCCATCAACTATTCTGTGATCGTAAGAGAGGGCAATGTACATCATAGGTCTGATTTCAATTGAGTTACTCACAGCAACTGGCCTGTTTTGTATAGTATGCATTCCAAGTATTCCAGATTGCGGAGGGTTGATTATTGGAGTAGAAAGAAGTGAACCGTATACACCACCGTTTGAGATAGTAAATGTTGCACCTTCCATTTCCGATACTTGCAGCTTACCTTCTCGTGCTTTTTTGCCAAGTGCAACTAAAGTTAGTTCAATTTCAGCGCATGACATTTGATCAGCATCGCGAATAATCGGTACAACAAGACCTTTATCAGTGCCAACAGCAACACCTATGTCATAGTAATTTTTATATACAATTTCATCACCTGAAATCTCAGCGTTAATCTCACGAATTTCTTTCAGTGCTTGCACTGCTGCCTTTATAAAAAACGACATGAAACCTAGTTTTATTCCGTATTTCTTTTCAAAAATTTCCTTATATTTTGCTCTTAGATCCATGACATTTTTCATGTCAATTTCATTGAACGTGGTCAGTATTGCAGCAGTATTTTGCGACGCTTTCAAACGAGCAGCAATGACTTGCCTTATTTTGCTCATTTTCACTCGTTCTTCTCTTCTCTCTCCACTTGCTACACTTTTTGGCGATTCATATTGTTTTACCGCAGGTTGTTCAGCTTTACTCATATGGTCTATCACATCTGCTTTGGTTACTCTGCCTCCCATGCCAGTTCCTTTTATACTTTCTGCACTGATTGCATTTTCTTCCATAATTTTACGAGCTGAAGGGGCATCTTTTTTATCAGCGCTTTCGCCTTTATCTTCTTTTTTCACTTCTTCTTTTACTTCTCCTACAGCAAGTTTTGCCAGTAATTGATCAGGGCTGATTACATCATCTTCTTTCACAAAAAATTCGGTTATTTGTCCTGAAGCTTCTGCAGTTAGTTCTAGCGCCGTTTTATCAGTTTCAATTTCAAAGATCAAGTCATCTACTTTTATTGCTTCACCGATATTTTTCTTTATTTTTACTATACCTTCCGTAACCGATTCACCACCAAGAGTTTTTGGTGCTCTGACTTCTATAATTTTGCTCATAAAACAACTTCTTTATAAAACTTTCTATAAATTTATACATGAAAAGAAACATAAATAAACTAATAAATTCATTAGGCCTTTTATCATAATGCTTGATTATTTCTTTTTATATATTTAAAATTAAAATACTAAGTAAATTGAAATAAGATTATGGATTTTGATAAAGCAGGCAATGCAGAAGATTTAGATAACGAAAAACTTCAACTGATATGTAAGGCTTATAACAGAAGATTACTATCAAGTCAAAGAGTTGTTGATGGCATCAATTCAATGAATTACAGTAAACTTAAAATCTTATGCAAGTATAATAATAAGTTTAGTTACAAAGGTATTGAAGAATTACTATCAGATAAAGAAATTGTTGATAACATCAACGATTACGATGATGAAATGTTTAGGTCTATGATAAATCATGCAACTTCGGAGCACAATATTCTAGAAATACTAAAAGGTGGAGAGGTTTGCAATACCAATAATGAATTTGAGAGTAGTGATAGTGAGGAAAATGAAGAAGATTATGGATATTATGATAATTCTGATTACGAGGAAGATGAAAAAAATGATCTGAATAACTTTGCTAAAGAAGCACTAGGAAATAAAGGAACTAATGAAAAACGTGTTGATGATGGTCAGTTTCATAATATTAATCACGTAATATTTATATACATGACTAATAGTAAGAAGTTTGCTGATAAAGATTTTACAAAGTTATACGACAATAAGGAAATTCTTGAACGCATTAATTCAGTTACTGATGAAAGATTTGAACTCATACTTAGTATTGATAGGTTTGACGGTACCAGTATTATAGAATTACTAGAAAATCAAAATGCTGCTAGGAACATCGATCTTATTGATAAAGAAACGTTGAAATATATAATTGAGAATGATAAATTTAGTCTTAAAGATATCATAAAATTACTAGAAAATCAGGAAGTTGTTGAACGCATTAATTCGGTTGGTCCTAAAAAATCTAAAATCATACTTAATAGTGATAAGTTTAATGATACCAGTGTTATTGTAGAACTACTAAAAAATAAGGAAGTTGCTGAGAACATCAATCTTATTAGTGAAGGACTGCTTAAATACATAGTTAAGAGTGTTAGGTTTAGTAAAGTACTAAAAGATCGAGAATTTATTAAGCTTACTAATTTGATTGATTCTGAAAAATCTAAATCCGTATTTAGGAAATTTGATCATACCATTATTATAGAATTACTAGAAAATCAGGAAGTTGTTAAACGCATCAATTCGATGAATAGTGAAATATTTAACTTGATATTTAAATATCTTGATAAAGGATATATTATGAATTTACTGAAATATCAGAGTTTGTTTGATCAAATCAATTCTCTTGATGGGAGTAAAGTTAGTATCATGATAAGTAATAATTTTTATACAGATGAAGAGATTGTAGAAATACTAAAAGATCAGAGTTTACTCGCTCGAGTCAATTCTATTGATCTTGAAAAACTTGAACTTATATCTAATAGTAGTAAGTTTTATCGCCCCATGATTATGGATTTACTAAAAAGTCAGAATTTTATCGATTCTATTAATACTGAAAAATTTCGACTTCTACTTAATAGTATCAAATTGCATGGCAAAAGGATTATAATACTACTAAAAGATCAAAATGCTGTTAAGCATATCAATTCTGTCAATAATGAAGAGCTAAAAGCAATAACAGATAATGTTACTGGTAAGGTATTTGTCAATATATTTAAAAATTTTAAACCTAGCGTAAAGTCGACTTTGAGGCTTGCTATAATCCTGCGTAAAGCTGGTAAAATTACAGATATTAATATCGATTACTTGAACAACAAGGAACGTATTTACGAAGATATAATTAAATATGTTCCCCAAGAGCTGAGCATAGACATTAAATATCCTTTACCAGGAATTGCCATGGACGTTAAAGATCTTCCTCAAAAGCTGGACATAGATATAAAGTCATTTGTAGAATCCAGTATATTCAAGAAAGGTATTGCATGCGAAGAACCTACGTCAACATTATATAATTTATCTCTAGCGCAGGTTATTGAGAATATAAATCCACATAAAAGAGCCAGGTATTCCTAACACCACTAAATTCATTTGTTTATAATAATTTCACTATACCGTAAAATCATCTATATTAGACTGTTTTTGCTATATTTTCTCTCCGCTTTTTCTTGGTAAGATCACTAAGCAGCTGATTGAGAAAATTTTTATAATATAGACCTTCGATGATTTTTCAGTAATAATATAGTTTCAGGTGAATATAGTGAACGTTTCATACAGAAATATAGAAATTAAGCTAATTTAATATAGGTAATATTGGTAAAACCGAATAACAGGTTGAATTTAAATGTTAAATCTAGAATCTCTACCAAAACATCTAGCAATTATTATGGATGGTAATGGTAGGTGGGCAAAGAATCAAGGAATGGTAAAAATTGATGGTTATAGAAAAGGCAGTGAAGTTGCATTTGATATTGCTAAACATTGCACAACCTTAGCCATATCTTACTTAACTTTGTATGCATTTTCCATGGAAAATTGGCTCAGACCTGAAAACGAAACAGACTACCTATTTAATTTATTTTACTCCACTTTAACTAATGAAGATAAAATGAAATTCATTTGCAATTGTAACATTAAGTTAAATTTTATTGGCAATTTAAGTCTATTGCCCAGTAAAATATTCGATCAAATCAAAAAAGCAGAAGAAGTGACACATAAGAACGATGGTCTATTACTCACTGTTGCAGTTAGTTATGGAGCAAAGCAGGAAATTATACATGCTATCAACAACGTCATAAAAGGAAATATTGATTGCGTATTGGAAGAGGAATTTGAAAAATTTCTGTATACTAAAGATTTACCAAAATTGGATTTATTAATTCGCACTGGTGGCGAGAAAAGGTTAAGCAATTTTTTATTATGGCAAGCAGCTTATGCTGAATTGTATTTTTGTGATACTTTGTGGCCCGATTTTTCTTGTCAAGATTTGACCAAAGCACTAGAAGATTATACAAAAAGAGAAAAAAAATATGGTAGATAATAACTTTATGGTTAGAATATTGTCCTCAATAGTAATATTACTCATATTTTCTTTTGCTACATATTTCAGTGATTTATCATTTTATCTACTAATTTTTTCAATTGCAGTTTTATCTTCTTTTGAATGGTATAATCTAACTCAGGGCAATAGAATCTTATACATTTTCGCATTACTATTAATCGCACTACCAAATGCCTCGCTAATATGCCTATATAATCTACCACAGGGAAAATATGCATTAGTATGGCTTATCTTAACTATTTGGAGCATCGATATTGCTGCCTATTTTTTCGGCAAAAATTTTGGTAAAACTAGAATTTGTCCAATCATTAGCCCTGGGAAAACTTGGTTAGGACTTTTTGGTGCAGTCTTAGCTGGAATAGTGTGTACAATTTTTGGCTCAATATTTTTGAGTTTATTTCCAATTTTTTATTCTCCAATAATTGGTTTGATAGTTGCTATTCTAGCCCAACTTGGAGATTTCACTGAGTCACTCATCAAAAGAGTTTACAATGTTAAAGATAGTGGAGGTATTATACCAGGCCATGGAGGAGTACTCGACCGTATGGATAGTTTCATTTTTACTGCCCCTCTCATTGCTATTTACATAAGCTAAAAAAATGAAGTACTATTAACCTTTGGTTCTTTCCTTCTTGCTTATTACTTTCACCTCAACAGATTGAAATTCTTCGGCACTCACTATTTCATCCATTGACTTATTACAATAAGGACAATACATTTCTCCTTCTTTGTGTAAGTATACTATTGGATGACCAGAACCATCATCATTCTCATCACCACGGCAGCAAACTATTACATTATTATCCCTCACTTTTAACATGTCTCTCCTTTAGCTTACAATATTTTACACATCTAACATACTCGTTTGGAAATAAAAAAGACAACAAATACTTATTCTCCATTTTCTACCCTATTTAGATTAATCAATTCACTTTGGACACTTTTTGACACAAAGTTGCTAACATCTCCTCCTAATCTCGCTATTTCCTTTACAAAACTTGATGAGATAAATTGAGTATCCTCAGATGCAGGAAGAAATATAGTTTCGATTTCAGGAAAGAGCTTATAATTTACCCAACTCATTTGAAACTCGTAATCAAAATCCGATACTGCTCTCAGTCCTCTAATAATAACAGAAGCATTTTGCTCTTTGGCAAACTTCACTAGCAACCCATTAAAGGATATAATATCTGCATCAATTCCTGCTCCTTTCACTTCATTTTTAGCCATGCTTGTGCGCAGGCTTATGTCAAAATTAGTATGTTTATTAACATTCTCTGCAACACCAATTATCAACTTATCGACTAGCTTACATGCTCTTTTTATTATGTCAAGGTGCCCAAAAGTTATGGGGTCAAATGTACCAGGATAAATTCCTATTTTGTTACTAATGTTCATTCTTTGTTTCTATACTTCAAAAACTTTTGATGGACATGATAACGTTTTTTATCTAAAAATGAAAGTACGTAGTTGGCCTGATAGCTCAGTTGGTAGAGCAAAGGACTGAAAATCCTTGTGTCGCTGGTTCGATTCCTGCTCAGGCCACATTCTTTTTCTTAATGTTCTATAATATATTATAATATTAATATAATTATTTAGGAAATAATGTATAAATGTTACAATAGAATATTTAATATACTATTAATTACATTTCTACTATTAAGTAATATCGCTTATAGTGAAAAAGTAAACAAAGAATTATCTGCTTTGACAGTGGAAAATGCAGTAAATTATAATATAATTGTTGGTTTATTGCAA from Wolbachia endosymbiont (group B) of Parapoynx stratiotata harbors:
- the odhB gene encoding 2-oxoglutarate dehydrogenase complex dihydrolipoyllysine-residue succinyltransferase, coding for MSKIIEVRAPKTLGGESVTEGIVKIKKNIGEAIKVDDLIFEIETDKTALELTAEASGQITEFFVKEDDVISPDQLLAKLAVGEVKEEVKKEDKGESADKKDAPSARKIMEENAISAESIKGTGMGGRVTKADVIDHMSKAEQPAVKQYESPKSVASGERREERVKMSKIRQVIAARLKASQNTAAILTTFNEIDMKNVMDLRAKYKEIFEKKYGIKLGFMSFFIKAAVQALKEIREINAEISGDEIVYKNYYDIGVAVGTDKGLVVPIIRDADQMSCAEIELTLVALGKKAREGKLQVSEMEGATFTISNGGVYGSLLSTPIINPPQSGILGMHTIQNRPVAVSNSIEIRPMMYIALSYDHRIVDGKGAVTFLVKIKNYIEDPNRLVLEI
- the uppS gene encoding polyprenyl diphosphate synthase, with amino-acid sequence MLNLESLPKHLAIIMDGNGRWAKNQGMVKIDGYRKGSEVAFDIAKHCTTLAISYLTLYAFSMENWLRPENETDYLFNLFYSTLTNEDKMKFICNCNIKLNFIGNLSLLPSKIFDQIKKAEEVTHKNDGLLLTVAVSYGAKQEIIHAINNVIKGNIDCVLEEEFEKFLYTKDLPKLDLLIRTGGEKRLSNFLLWQAAYAELYFCDTLWPDFSCQDLTKALEDYTKREKKYGR
- a CDS encoding phosphatidate cytidylyltransferase, whose protein sequence is MVDNNFMVRILSSIVILLIFSFATYFSDLSFYLLIFSIAVLSSFEWYNLTQGNRILYIFALLLIALPNASLICLYNLPQGKYALVWLILTIWSIDIAAYFFGKNFGKTRICPIISPGKTWLGLFGAVLAGIVCTIFGSIFLSLFPIFYSPIIGLIVAILAQLGDFTESLIKRVYNVKDSGGIIPGHGGVLDRMDSFIFTAPLIAIYIS
- a CDS encoding zinc-finger domain-containing protein, whose translation is MLKVRDNNVIVCCRGDENDDGSGHPIVYLHKEGEMYCPYCNKSMDEIVSAEEFQSVEVKVISKKERTKG
- the coaD gene encoding pantetheine-phosphate adenylyltransferase → MNISNKIGIYPGTFDPITFGHLDIIKRACKLVDKLIIGVAENVNKHTNFDISLRTSMAKNEVKGAGIDADIISFNGLLVKFAKEQNASVIIRGLRAVSDFDYEFQMSWVNYKLFPEIETIFLPASEDTQFISSSFVKEIARLGGDVSNFVSKSVQSELINLNRVENGE